From Acidobacteriota bacterium, one genomic window encodes:
- a CDS encoding GDP-mannose 4,6-dehydratase (catalyzes the formation of GDP-4-dehydro-6-deoxy-D-mannose from GDP mannose): protein GEMELAVRPGDVLVAVDPAYYRPTEVEHLCGDAARARAGLGWAPTVTFAELVREMARADLAEALRERHLLAGGYAVKVGSE, encoded by the coding sequence CGGCGAAATGGAATTGGCGGTGCGGCCGGGGGACGTGCTGGTGGCGGTGGACCCGGCCTACTACCGTCCCACCGAGGTGGAGCACCTGTGCGGCGACGCCGCGCGCGCCCGGGCCGGGCTCGGCTGGGCCCCCACGGTGACCTTCGCCGAGCTGGTGCGGGAGATGGCCCGGGCCGACCTGGCGGAGGCGCTGCGGGAGCGGCACCTGCTGGCCGGGGGGTATGCCGTGAAAGTCGGGAGCGAATAG